In Nitrospira sp., one genomic interval encodes:
- a CDS encoding transposase, with protein sequence MRLITTKELRTLSIATRHHHLINSRLAILRYADEYGFKGAARRFGLDRKTVRTWHRRWVASGPAGLVPRHPRTRRRRISEEAVRLIEHARRELHFGAMRTRFWLDRVHHIRVAAATIRRVCRDLGYPPIRRTGPRRPRQPLLFSKDHPGDCVQVDVKEVKVAGKKCFQYTALDDCTRYRVLRLYPRKYHGTSLEFLATIRQMLPFPIRKVQVDNGTEFPLAFALAVQEAGIRLRHIKPRRPEQNGKVERSHRIDEEEFWSRATFDEFTSATQALRAWEHQYNHDRFSMALQGLTPAEKLATCLSPLNPSSPPTPCTHTGAAA encoded by the coding sequence ATGCGATTGATCACGACGAAGGAACTGAGAACGCTGAGCATCGCCACACGACATCATCACCTCATCAACAGTCGGCTGGCGATCTTGCGCTATGCCGACGAATATGGGTTCAAAGGTGCCGCCCGGCGGTTCGGCTTGGATCGCAAGACGGTGAGAACGTGGCACCGTCGTTGGGTGGCCAGCGGGCCCGCGGGGTTAGTCCCGCGTCATCCGCGCACACGGCGCCGACGGATCTCCGAGGAGGCGGTGCGGCTGATCGAGCACGCCCGCCGCGAGCTGCATTTTGGCGCGATGCGGACCCGGTTCTGGCTGGACCGGGTGCATCACATCCGTGTCGCGGCCGCGACAATCCGCCGAGTCTGCCGGGACCTCGGCTATCCGCCCATCCGGCGTACCGGCCCGCGACGCCCTCGCCAGCCGCTGCTCTTCAGTAAAGACCACCCGGGTGACTGTGTGCAGGTTGATGTCAAGGAAGTGAAAGTTGCGGGGAAGAAATGTTTTCAGTATACGGCCCTGGATGACTGTACACGCTATCGCGTCTTACGCCTCTATCCCCGCAAGTATCACGGCACCAGTCTCGAGTTTCTGGCCACCATCCGGCAGATGCTCCCGTTTCCCATTCGTAAGGTACAAGTTGATAACGGCACAGAATTCCCGCTTGCCTTTGCCCTGGCCGTGCAAGAAGCCGGTATCCGCCTGCGACATATCAAGCCTCGCCGGCCCGAACAAAATGGGAAAGTCGAACGCAGCCATCGCATCGACGAGGAGGAGTTTTGGAGTCGCGCGACATTTGACGAGTTCACATCAGCGACGCAGGCCCTGCGTGCCTGGGAGCATCAGTATAACCACGACCGATTCTCCATGGCCCTCCAGGGCCTCACACCGGCCGAAAAATTGGCGACATGTCTCTCGCCACTGAACCCATCATCACCACCCACGCCATGCACACACACGGGGGCCGCTGCTTGA